Below is a window of Actinomycetota bacterium DNA.
GCGTTGGACCGCTCGACCCCCATCGCCGAGGCCCGTCCCGCGTGGTCGCGCAGCAGGTGTCCCACGTGGTGGACCAGAAGGCTGCCCACCTGCTCGGCATCCAGGGAGTCGACGACCTCGGGGTCGACGTAAAGCCGCCACGACTCGTCGGTGGCCATGCCGCCGAGCTCCGGCACTCCTATGACCGAGCACGCGAAGAGCCCCGTGGCCAGATAGGGAAAGCGGTTCGCCGCCCACAGCCTGGCCGCCGCCACCTTGTGGCCGTCCAGGCTGTGTGAGGTGGTCACCGGTCCATCAGGCCCGCGTCGCGCAGCAGCGGGGCGAAGATCTTCAGCTCGGGGGGAGCGGCCACGCCGGCCGGACGGCACTGCGCGAGGACCCTCGCCGCTACGGCGGCCACGTCCGGAGTCGTTTCCCCCGCCCGGACCAGGACCTTCCAACCGGACAGCCACCGGTCCGGAGTGGGATGGCCCGCCACGGCGGCGGCCACCGACGACAGCACCGCGTACACGCGGTCGCCGCGCTCCGGGGGCACGAAGGACATCGGGTTCTCCAGAAGGTCCTCGGGGTTGGGCAGGTCCATCTCCTGGGTCCAGGACAGGAACTCGATTCCGGCACCGTCGCCCAGTGCTCCACGGATCAGGGCCGACCGCGACTCGTCGGAAACGGCCGCCAGCTCGCAGGCGGTCCACAGCCGCGCCGTCATCTCCCAGGTACGGGGGCTGGGCCAGCCCCTTCCCATCGACGAGCCGTCCGACGGGACGGCCAGCGTCAGGCTCGGCCTCACGCTGACGAACGCGGACACGAGCCCGCGGGAGATCGGCATGTGCATCTCCCATCCCAGCGGCAGCTCCGGGACGTGCGGCGCGGACCAGCCGCCCACAATGCCCTGCGCGAAGGCCGAGGAATCAACGGTC
It encodes the following:
- a CDS encoding sigma 54-interacting transcriptional regulator, translated to DFAGLPVVIDGGVLLAPPRWAHRLASSGQGILFLDEISTAPPAVQAALLRVVLERVVGDLELPDGVVIIAAANPPEQSADGWDLSAPLANRFCHLDWTVDSSAFAQGIVGGWSAPHVPELPLGWEMHMPISRGLVSAFVSVRPSLTLAVPSDGSSMGRGWPSPRTWEMTARLWTACELAAVSDESRSALIRGALGDGAGIEFLSWTQEMDLPNPEDLLENPMSFVPPERGDRVYAVLSSVAAAVAGHPTPDRWLSGWKVLVRAGETTPDVAAVAARVLAQCRPAGVAAPPELKIFAPLLRDAGLMDR